One genomic region from Jilunia laotingensis encodes:
- a CDS encoding 8-amino-7-oxononanoate synthase produces the protein MTNLHTPTPQQTEENLEERLRSQLASLNDHSNLRQLPSILHEERDIIVNGQRMLNLSSNDYLGLASDIELHREFLDTLTPETFLPSSSSSRLLTGNFTVYDRLEQQLAEAFGTEAALVFNSGYHANTGILPAICDARTLILADKLVHASLIDGIRLSGAKCIRFRHNEYCQLERLVEEQHSNWNSIIIVTESIFSMDGDAADLEELVHLKKRFPNVYLYVDEAHAFGIRGDNGLGCAEEQGCIPDIDFLVGTFGKSLASTGAYIVCKQVIRDYLINKMRTFIFTTALPPVNIQWTSFLLQRLPDFRSKRDTLKQTSQLLREALKQKGYDCPSVSHIVPMVTGTSSASLLKAEELQRKGFYVLPVRPPTVPEGTSRIRFSLTAAIRMEEISALINSVIIS, from the coding sequence ATGACAAACCTTCATACACCCACTCCTCAACAAACGGAAGAAAATTTAGAGGAAAGACTTCGATCCCAACTCGCTTCTCTGAACGATCACAGCAATTTGCGGCAACTTCCCTCCATCCTGCATGAGGAAAGGGATATCATCGTGAACGGACAACGGATGCTGAATCTTTCTTCCAATGACTATCTGGGATTGGCAAGCGATATTGAATTGCACCGGGAATTTCTGGACACACTGACACCGGAAACTTTCCTCCCTTCCTCTTCTTCCTCCCGGCTGTTAACAGGAAATTTCACTGTTTACGACCGGCTGGAACAGCAACTAGCCGAGGCCTTCGGCACTGAAGCCGCTTTGGTATTCAACAGCGGTTATCATGCCAATACAGGTATCTTACCGGCCATCTGCGATGCGCGTACATTGATACTGGCGGACAAATTGGTACATGCCAGCCTGATTGACGGCATCCGGCTGTCCGGTGCGAAATGCATCCGCTTCCGCCATAACGAATACTGCCAATTGGAGCGTTTGGTGGAAGAACAGCATTCCAACTGGAACAGTATTATCATCGTCACCGAAAGCATATTCAGCATGGATGGCGATGCAGCCGACTTGGAAGAACTGGTTCACCTGAAAAAAAGATTTCCGAATGTATACTTATATGTAGACGAAGCCCATGCATTTGGCATACGGGGCGACAATGGACTCGGTTGTGCCGAAGAACAAGGCTGCATCCCCGATATAGACTTTCTGGTAGGCACTTTCGGCAAATCACTTGCCTCAACAGGAGCCTATATAGTATGTAAGCAGGTCATTCGCGACTATCTGATTAATAAAATGCGTACATTTATCTTCACCACTGCGCTCCCACCCGTAAACATTCAATGGACATCGTTTCTATTGCAACGGCTGCCCGACTTCCGGTCAAAACGTGATACATTGAAACAAACCAGCCAATTACTCAGAGAGGCGTTGAAGCAAAAAGGATATGATTGTCCGTCCGTAAGCCACATCGTACCCATGGTAACGGGTACAAGCAGTGCTTCCCTTCTGAAAGCGGAAGAACTTCAACGTAAAGGTTTTTATGTACTGCCCGTACGGCCACCCACAGTGCCCGAAGGGACTTCACGCATCCGTTTCTCACTGACAGCCGCCATCCGGATGGAAGAAATCAGTGCATTAATAAATTCAGTTATAATCTCCTGA